The Prosthecobacter vanneervenii genome has a segment encoding these proteins:
- a CDS encoding cytochrome c biogenesis protein, whose protein sequence is MKILRNLLLAAAALTGLAPAADLPPLDLFRDKEVVESFASLPVQESGRIKPFETLASYRLLRFRARRSLWLTDSGEMDGKPLTDPATQKPIVKEGNKPVKLSAVEWMLMSWFRPDIGKTVPLFKVDNSSAISELGLTAKAKRDQYSFAEVEPARQLLMQKMGEYRGIPARKQSPEQRMIVQLAANFLDYEMILGHFDFIRIPFGEKPQGLPAGIAPPIRLSKSLNTFVAAIRDNNGPPMQIPWFRDFARGALGAMMSGNPEQQFRIFPPAPDAGNVWDGPGTMIFTAINGGKDVPAAELNWLAQYEDLYLALPDAAKFKTASKSLLEKIQAAAKQRGEGGSIALERHATRADYFFYAQWIFLVGFVAVALTWVSPGSGFEKGSRIAACLLLGTATTLAVTGVVIRCLIMQRPPITTLYETILFIGASCALLGLIAESITRRGLGLLVAAISGTACMFLSIQFEASEATDTLQQLQAVLITNFWLSTHVPMINLGYAASMVAALISMIYFVQRLFGVFRTGADDARLLTRVAYGFICAGLFLSLVGTVLGGIWANYSWGRFWGWDPKENGALMIVLMSLVILHARLGGYIREIGLHCCNLILGCIVVFSWFGVNQLGVGLHAYGFTDGTWPKIYGYWLSQLLLLGYGLYLSLSERQSKKPDAAAEAEAAPALKKAQGH, encoded by the coding sequence ATGAAAATCCTTCGCAATCTCCTGCTCGCGGCTGCCGCGCTCACCGGCCTGGCACCCGCCGCCGATCTGCCGCCACTGGATCTCTTCCGCGACAAGGAAGTCGTCGAGAGCTTTGCCTCCCTCCCCGTGCAGGAGTCCGGCCGCATCAAGCCCTTTGAAACTCTGGCCAGCTACCGCCTGCTGCGCTTCCGCGCCCGCCGCAGCCTCTGGCTGACCGACAGCGGAGAGATGGACGGCAAGCCGCTCACCGATCCCGCCACGCAGAAGCCCATCGTCAAAGAAGGCAACAAGCCCGTGAAACTCAGCGCCGTGGAGTGGATGCTCATGAGCTGGTTCCGCCCGGACATCGGCAAAACCGTGCCGCTTTTCAAGGTGGACAACTCCTCCGCCATCAGCGAGCTCGGCCTCACCGCCAAGGCCAAGCGCGACCAGTACAGCTTTGCGGAAGTGGAGCCTGCGCGTCAGCTCCTGATGCAGAAAATGGGCGAGTACCGTGGCATCCCCGCGCGCAAGCAGTCCCCTGAGCAGCGCATGATCGTGCAGCTCGCGGCCAACTTCCTCGACTACGAGATGATCCTCGGCCACTTCGACTTCATCCGCATTCCTTTCGGCGAAAAGCCCCAGGGCCTGCCCGCAGGCATCGCCCCGCCCATCCGCCTCTCCAAGAGCCTCAACACCTTTGTGGCCGCCATCCGCGACAACAACGGCCCGCCCATGCAGATCCCGTGGTTCCGTGACTTTGCCCGCGGTGCGCTCGGCGCCATGATGAGCGGCAATCCCGAGCAGCAGTTCCGCATCTTCCCGCCTGCGCCTGATGCCGGCAATGTCTGGGACGGCCCCGGCACCATGATCTTCACGGCCATCAATGGTGGCAAGGATGTGCCCGCCGCCGAGCTCAACTGGCTGGCGCAGTATGAGGATCTCTACCTCGCGCTGCCAGACGCCGCCAAATTCAAGACCGCCTCCAAATCCCTGCTGGAGAAAATCCAGGCCGCCGCCAAGCAGCGCGGTGAGGGCGGTTCCATCGCTCTGGAGCGCCATGCCACGCGGGCGGACTACTTCTTCTATGCGCAGTGGATCTTCCTCGTGGGCTTTGTAGCTGTGGCGCTCACGTGGGTCTCTCCCGGCTCGGGTTTTGAAAAAGGCTCACGCATTGCCGCTTGCCTGCTGCTCGGCACCGCCACCACGCTGGCCGTCACGGGCGTGGTCATCCGCTGCCTCATCATGCAGCGCCCGCCCATCACCACGCTGTATGAGACCATCCTTTTCATCGGTGCCTCCTGCGCGCTGCTCGGGCTCATCGCCGAGAGCATCACGCGCCGTGGCCTGGGCCTTCTCGTGGCTGCCATCAGCGGCACTGCGTGCATGTTCCTCTCCATCCAGTTTGAAGCCTCCGAAGCCACCGATACCCTGCAGCAGCTGCAGGCCGTGCTCATCACCAACTTCTGGCTGAGCACGCATGTGCCCATGATCAATCTCGGCTACGCCGCCTCCATGGTGGCTGCGCTGATTTCCATGATCTACTTCGTCCAGCGCCTTTTTGGCGTCTTCCGCACCGGGGCGGACGATGCACGCCTGCTCACGCGCGTGGCCTACGGCTTCATCTGCGCCGGGCTCTTCCTCTCGCTGGTGGGCACGGTGCTGGGCGGCATCTGGGCCAACTACAGCTGGGGCCGCTTCTGGGGCTGGGACCCCAAGGAAAACGGCGCGCTCATGATCGTGCTCATGAGCCTCGTCATCCTGCACGCCCGCCTCGGCGGCTACATCCGCGAGATCGGCCTGCACTGCTGCAATCTCATTCTCGGCTGCATCGTGGTCTTCTCGTGGTTCGGCGTGAATCAGCTCGGCGTGGGCCTGCACGCCTACGGCTTCACCGACGGCACCTGGCCCAAGATCTACGGCTACTGGCTCAGCCAGCTCCTCCTCCTCGGCTACGGCCTCTACCTCTCCCTGAGCGAGCGCCAGTCCAAAAAGCCCGACGCCGCCGCAGAAGCCGAAGCCGCGCCCGCTTTGAAAAAAGCGCAGGGCCATTGA
- a CDS encoding aspartate aminotransferase family protein, whose product MGKEYSITPQNVPHVETKHRRICSPLPHPDSIATLEKLRRCEPLSMRGMPPIVWDKAQDIYIFDKYGNKWLDWSSGVLVTNAGHAAPEICKAMIDQIQSGLIHNYVFPSEERAEAAEIIASVSPEGLKKVFLLSSGSEATECAIKLSRAHGIKVGGRSKIGIIGFTRGYHGRTLASQQAGGMAGLKAWIVNEDPAIMNAPFPDGYWTEDTSFDTFLKAIEDKGFTGDNIAGVIMESYQGVGPEFAPVEYIEKLRAWCDKYNVVLTFDEVQAGFGRTGKFWAFEHYGVTPDLICCGKGISSGMPLSAVIGREAIMDQFPPGSMTSTHTGNPVCCAAAVANIKKLLDEDLTGNAARLGPILLERCKAIQKRHPDVVGHVSSAGLVAGLQITLPGKKEPNHDLAHRIIEICYQRGLLLFAPVGAWGQTVKICPPLTVTEEALIEACDVLDGAVDDAVAGK is encoded by the coding sequence ATGGGAAAAGAATACAGCATCACACCTCAGAACGTCCCGCACGTTGAAACCAAGCACCGCCGCATCTGCTCGCCGCTGCCGCATCCGGACTCCATCGCGACTCTGGAAAAACTCCGCCGCTGTGAACCTCTTTCCATGCGCGGCATGCCGCCCATCGTGTGGGACAAGGCCCAGGACATCTACATTTTCGACAAGTACGGCAACAAGTGGCTCGACTGGAGCAGCGGCGTGCTGGTGACGAATGCCGGCCATGCCGCCCCCGAGATTTGCAAGGCCATGATCGACCAGATCCAGAGCGGCCTCATTCACAATTACGTCTTCCCCAGTGAAGAACGTGCTGAAGCCGCTGAGATCATCGCCTCCGTTTCCCCTGAAGGATTGAAGAAAGTCTTCCTCCTCAGCTCCGGCAGCGAGGCCACCGAGTGCGCCATCAAGCTCAGCCGCGCCCATGGCATCAAAGTCGGCGGCAGGTCAAAGATCGGCATCATCGGCTTTACCCGCGGCTACCATGGCCGCACGCTCGCCAGCCAGCAGGCCGGCGGCATGGCTGGACTCAAGGCGTGGATCGTCAATGAAGACCCCGCCATCATGAACGCGCCCTTCCCGGACGGCTACTGGACGGAGGACACCAGCTTTGACACCTTCCTCAAGGCCATCGAAGACAAGGGATTCACTGGCGACAACATCGCGGGCGTCATCATGGAAAGCTATCAGGGAGTCGGCCCCGAATTCGCCCCCGTCGAGTACATCGAAAAACTCCGTGCCTGGTGCGACAAGTACAACGTCGTGCTCACCTTTGACGAAGTGCAGGCCGGCTTTGGCCGCACCGGCAAGTTCTGGGCCTTCGAGCACTACGGCGTCACGCCCGACCTCATCTGCTGCGGCAAGGGCATCAGCAGTGGCATGCCTCTCAGTGCCGTCATCGGCCGTGAGGCCATTATGGACCAGTTCCCCCCCGGCAGCATGACCAGCACCCACACTGGCAACCCCGTGTGCTGCGCCGCCGCCGTGGCCAACATCAAAAAGCTCCTCGACGAAGACCTGACCGGAAACGCCGCCCGCCTCGGCCCCATCCTCCTGGAGCGCTGCAAGGCCATCCAGAAGCGCCACCCGGACGTCGTTGGTCACGTCTCCAGCGCCGGACTCGTCGCCGGGCTGCAGATCACACTCCCGGGTAAAAAGGAGCCCAATCACGATCTCGCGCACCGCATCATCGAGATCTGCTACCAGCGCGGCCTGCTCCTCTTCGCCCCCGTGGGGGCATGGGGTCAGACCGTCAAGATCTGCCCACCGCTCACTGTCACCGAGGAGGCCCTCATCGAGGCCTGCGACGTGCTCGACGGCGCTGTGGACGATGCCGTGGCTGGAAAATAG
- a CDS encoding AAA family ATPase has product MTRSKSKHDSNGHCRIVLTGGPGGGKTTAGDLFRREMGEEVVMVPEAATMVFSGGFPRVSQTEAIHAAQRAIYHVQIHLEEAVMAQHPEQILLCDRGTVDGAAYWPSGPEGFFEDIGSTLERELARYDAVIFFESAAVGHMSIEGGNPIRNESLEQAVKLDRKLRDLWSQHPKFMLVPHNPSFFKKISFGLAVLDGMVSELGCQEKRKKKR; this is encoded by the coding sequence ATGACCCGCAGCAAATCCAAACACGACTCCAACGGCCACTGTCGCATTGTTTTGACCGGAGGTCCGGGAGGCGGGAAGACGACGGCGGGCGATCTCTTCCGGCGCGAGATGGGAGAAGAGGTGGTGATGGTGCCGGAAGCGGCCACGATGGTCTTCAGCGGCGGCTTCCCGCGCGTGAGCCAGACTGAAGCCATCCATGCAGCACAGCGCGCCATCTACCATGTGCAGATCCATCTGGAGGAGGCGGTGATGGCGCAGCACCCGGAGCAGATCCTGCTGTGCGATCGCGGCACCGTGGACGGCGCAGCGTACTGGCCCAGCGGTCCGGAGGGATTCTTTGAAGATATCGGCAGCACGCTGGAGCGCGAGCTGGCGCGGTATGATGCGGTGATCTTCTTTGAAAGCGCCGCCGTGGGGCACATGAGCATCGAAGGCGGCAACCCCATCCGCAACGAGTCGCTGGAGCAGGCGGTAAAGCTGGACCGCAAGCTGCGGGATCTGTGGAGCCAGCACCCGAAATTCATGCTGGTGCCGCACAATCCCTCCTTCTTTAAAAAGATCTCCTTCGGCCTCGCCGTGCTGGATGGCATGGTGTCGGAGCTGGGGTGCCAGGAGAAGAGGAAGAAGAAGAGGTAG
- a CDS encoding cytochrome c biogenesis protein ResB, translated as MSSPSQPPSPLAKVIAFLSSYGLATAVLLMLLILTFLGTLEQAEHGLVASQARYFESAFIDRIDIGACWRALALNAYKDIGNVELPLYIVPGGYTLMAVLFVNLLIGGIIRIRKSPKTIGVIISHFAILFMIAAGAVTHHFAKEGNMTLREGETKDEFVSFHDRVIEIEKLQKDPKAKRSVLVIDESRFRDVTTPGQGRTFTHESLPFDLVITGWKKNARPKRATEPGRRDEVDGYYIQEISNLDETGAAMADEQLASACIAIAKSKSGGPVQNGILWEMAAAPWTVTAGEDKYLISLTHRTYKLPFAVRLDHTEEEKHPGTERARRFSSNVTKLSDGHEEKRLITMNEPVRSQGYAVFQSTFSSGENDGSGGVKSSGFMIVENPADHWPLISCIIVAEGLLLHFLMMLARFIKVNPWSFSLGLIVVFNAAFALAMWKLL; from the coding sequence GTGTCCTCACCCTCCCAGCCTCCATCTCCTCTGGCGAAAGTCATCGCCTTCCTCTCCAGCTACGGCCTCGCCACCGCGGTGCTGCTCATGCTGCTGATCCTCACCTTCCTCGGCACGCTGGAGCAGGCGGAGCACGGACTCGTGGCCAGCCAGGCGCGCTACTTTGAGTCCGCTTTTATTGATCGCATCGACATCGGCGCATGCTGGCGCGCGCTGGCGCTGAATGCGTACAAGGACATCGGCAATGTGGAGCTGCCGCTCTACATCGTGCCCGGCGGCTACACGCTCATGGCGGTGCTGTTTGTGAACCTCCTCATCGGCGGCATCATCCGCATCCGCAAGTCTCCCAAGACCATCGGCGTCATCATCTCCCACTTCGCCATCCTCTTCATGATCGCCGCCGGCGCGGTGACGCACCACTTTGCCAAGGAGGGAAACATGACCCTGCGCGAAGGCGAGACGAAGGATGAGTTTGTCAGCTTCCACGACCGCGTCATCGAGATCGAAAAGCTGCAAAAGGACCCCAAGGCCAAACGCAGCGTGCTGGTGATCGACGAGTCCCGCTTCCGAGATGTCACCACGCCCGGCCAGGGCCGCACTTTCACACATGAGAGCCTGCCCTTTGATCTCGTGATCACCGGCTGGAAAAAGAACGCCCGCCCCAAGCGCGCCACCGAGCCCGGCCGCCGCGATGAAGTGGACGGCTACTACATCCAGGAGATCAGCAACCTCGACGAAACCGGTGCCGCCATGGCCGACGAGCAGCTCGCCAGCGCGTGCATCGCCATCGCCAAATCCAAAAGCGGCGGCCCTGTGCAGAACGGCATCCTGTGGGAAATGGCCGCCGCGCCGTGGACCGTCACCGCCGGAGAGGACAAATACCTCATCTCCCTCACGCACCGCACGTACAAACTGCCCTTTGCCGTGCGCCTGGACCATACCGAGGAGGAAAAGCACCCCGGCACCGAGCGCGCCCGCCGCTTCAGCAGCAATGTGACCAAGCTCTCCGACGGCCACGAGGAGAAGCGCCTCATCACCATGAACGAGCCTGTGCGCAGCCAGGGCTACGCCGTTTTCCAGAGCACCTTCAGCAGCGGCGAAAACGACGGCAGCGGCGGCGTGAAAAGCTCCGGCTTCATGATCGTGGAAAACCCCGCCGACCACTGGCCGCTGATCTCCTGCATCATCGTGGCCGAGGGGCTGCTGCTGCACTTTCTCATGATGCTGGCCCGCTTCATCAAGGTGAACCCCTGGTCCTTCTCGCTCGGCCTGATCGTCGTCTTCAATGCAGCCTTTGCGCTTGCCATGTGGAAGCTCCTTTAA
- a CDS encoding REP-associated tyrosine transposase, producing MTQAAHREWYSRDYLPHFDHPGLVQAITFRLADALPAEKLRQWQQDLAHESELVRDVETKRRIEAWIDAGHGACWLREDSLAQIVEDALLHFDAARYRLLAWCIMPNHVHVLIETQVAWPLGGIVHSWKTWTAKQINAHLGRSGTVWQREYHDRFIRDADHLTNVTRYIEQNPVKAGLCGEASDWRWSSVGRKRER from the coding sequence ATGACACAGGCCGCCCATCGTGAGTGGTATTCACGGGATTATTTGCCTCACTTTGACCATCCGGGCCTCGTCCAGGCGATCACGTTTCGACTCGCTGATGCGCTGCCCGCCGAGAAGCTTCGGCAATGGCAGCAGGATCTGGCACATGAGTCTGAACTCGTTCGCGATGTGGAAACCAAACGGAGGATCGAGGCTTGGATAGATGCAGGCCACGGTGCCTGCTGGTTGCGTGAAGACTCACTGGCGCAGATCGTGGAAGATGCGCTGCTGCATTTTGACGCGGCTCGCTACCGGCTGCTGGCGTGGTGCATCATGCCGAATCATGTACACGTCTTGATTGAGACTCAGGTGGCATGGCCGCTGGGAGGAATCGTGCATTCCTGGAAGACATGGACCGCCAAGCAGATCAACGCCCATCTCGGACGCAGCGGCACAGTCTGGCAGCGTGAGTACCATGATCGCTTTATCCGCGATGCGGATCATTTGACGAACGTGACAAGATACATCGAGCAAAACCCGGTGAAGGCGGGGCTGTGTGGGGAAGCGAGTGACTGGCGATGGAGCAGTGTGGGTAGAAAAAGGGAACGCTGA
- a CDS encoding c-type cytochrome domain-containing protein, with protein sequence MINLPRLALFIAASHLVACTHAPIPAEGLSGAERVYFMYFDTQVKPVLEQHCLQCHSGRQAVPALNLSNKAAAFSKNAGGRDYIVPGKPDRSLLITAVQRGGTHPRLMPRTDISLTEDQIGALREWIDDGAYWPEGKEGELRAQKSVENP encoded by the coding sequence ATGATAAATCTCCCGCGTCTGGCCCTGTTCATCGCTGCAAGTCATCTCGTCGCCTGCACACACGCACCCATCCCAGCCGAAGGGCTCAGCGGGGCTGAGCGTGTGTACTTCATGTACTTCGACACCCAGGTGAAGCCCGTGCTGGAGCAGCACTGCCTGCAGTGCCACAGCGGGCGGCAGGCAGTGCCTGCGCTGAATCTTTCCAACAAAGCCGCGGCTTTCAGCAAAAATGCCGGCGGGCGTGATTACATCGTGCCAGGAAAACCTGACCGCAGCCTGCTCATCACCGCTGTGCAGCGTGGCGGCACGCACCCCAGGCTGATGCCCCGCACAGACATCAGTCTCACGGAAGATCAGATCGGCGCACTGCGCGAATGGATTGATGACGGCGCCTACTGGCCCGAGGGAAAAGAGGGGGAGCTGCGCGCTCAAAAAAGCGTCGAGAATCCCTGA
- a CDS encoding competence/damage-inducible protein A, which produces MNVELVNTGTELLLGDTINTNAAWIGQRLAALGVQVARQTIVPDGAVIRTAIAEAAQRADVVLVSGGLGPTNDDLTRESTAALLNLDMELDAGVMQHLEAYFAKRGKPVSAATQRQAMVPRGASVLPNAFGTAPGLYFPAELSAALGWNAHIFLLPGPPRELKPMVESEVETRLRQWLPDGASRRVLYLKVTGVGESDIVEAVEKQLEAIPGLDLGYCIRNGDVDVRLAGPQAAVDAAADVVRGALGDCIVSEDRRIIEEVVVQLLAERGQWLSTAESCTGGTIANRITDVSGASRVFGHGWVTYANEAKHQHLGVPMELIETHGAVSEEVARAMAEGALKNSGADHALSVTGIAGPTGGTPEKPVGTVWIALASKGAETWAIKRFSPGSRDRFKLLTSQAALDLLRRRLLGIGVR; this is translated from the coding sequence ATGAACGTCGAACTCGTCAACACCGGCACCGAACTCCTCCTGGGAGACACCATCAACACGAACGCGGCCTGGATCGGCCAGAGGCTGGCGGCGCTGGGCGTCCAGGTGGCACGGCAGACGATCGTGCCAGATGGAGCAGTGATCCGCACCGCCATCGCCGAGGCGGCGCAGCGAGCCGATGTGGTGCTGGTGTCCGGCGGGCTGGGCCCCACGAACGATGACCTGACACGCGAGTCCACCGCCGCGCTGCTGAATCTGGACATGGAGCTGGATGCCGGTGTGATGCAGCACCTGGAGGCCTACTTTGCCAAACGCGGCAAACCCGTGAGCGCAGCCACACAGCGTCAGGCCATGGTGCCACGCGGTGCCTCGGTGCTGCCCAATGCCTTTGGCACCGCACCTGGACTCTACTTCCCTGCCGAGCTGAGCGCAGCGCTGGGCTGGAATGCGCACATCTTTCTCCTCCCCGGACCACCACGCGAGCTGAAGCCGATGGTGGAGAGCGAGGTGGAGACACGTCTGCGCCAGTGGCTGCCGGACGGTGCTTCCCGCCGCGTGTTGTATCTCAAGGTCACCGGTGTGGGCGAGTCCGACATCGTGGAAGCGGTGGAAAAGCAGCTCGAAGCCATTCCCGGCCTGGATCTCGGCTACTGCATTCGCAATGGCGATGTGGACGTGCGTCTCGCAGGCCCGCAGGCCGCAGTGGATGCCGCGGCGGACGTGGTGCGCGGCGCGCTTGGCGACTGTATTGTTTCCGAAGACCGGCGCATCATCGAGGAAGTGGTGGTGCAGTTGCTGGCGGAGCGTGGGCAGTGGCTCTCCACCGCCGAGTCCTGCACCGGCGGCACCATCGCCAACCGCATCACGGACGTGAGCGGGGCCTCGCGTGTGTTTGGTCACGGCTGGGTGACTTATGCCAACGAAGCCAAGCACCAGCACCTCGGCGTGCCGATGGAGCTGATCGAAACGCACGGAGCGGTGAGCGAGGAAGTGGCCCGCGCGATGGCTGAAGGCGCGCTGAAAAACAGCGGTGCCGATCATGCCCTGTCTGTCACCGGCATCGCCGGACCGACGGGTGGCACGCCGGAGAAACCGGTGGGCACCGTGTGGATCGCCCTGGCTTCGAAAGGTGCCGAGACCTGGGCTATCAAACGCTTCTCCCCGGGATCGCGCGATCGCTTCAAACTCCTGACCTCCCAGGCGGCTCTCGATCTCCTGCGCAGAAGGCTGCTGGGGATTGGGGTGCGTTGA